TCTCGCACGAGGCGCTGCTCTCCACCGCCGAGCGGTTGCGCACCATGGTCGCCATCTGCGACCCGCCGCCCGGCGTCGACGACGTCTCCGCGCTGACCCGGGTCGCCACCGCCCGGGACGGCAAGCCCGCCGGTGGCGCCGGCAAGCCCGACGACGACCAGACGCCGACGGCGTACCGGCCCCGGCAGTCGGACTTCGGCGCGTTCTACTTCCCCTGGCTGCGGGTGCGCGACCCGATCAGCGGCGAACTGGTGGCCACCCCGCCGAGCGGGCACATGGCCGGCATCTGGGCCCGCACCGACGCGCTGCGGGGGGTGCACAAGGCCCCGGCCAACGAGCCGGTACGCGGCGCGGTCGACCTGGACTACCTGGTCACCCGCCCCGAGCACGACGTGCTCAACCCGAAGGGCGTCAACGTGATCCGCTACTTCGCCGGCGAGGGCATCCGGGTGTGGGGCGCCCGTACGCTCGCCGCCGAGGCCAGCGAGTGGCGGTACCTCAACGTGCGGCGGCTGTCCATCTCCATCGAGCAGGCGATCGCCAACGGCACCCGGTGGATGGTCTTCGAGCCGAACGACTTCTCGCTGTGGCGCTCGATCCGCCGGGACATCGGGGCGTTCCTGACCCGGGTGTGGCGCGACGGCGCGCTGCTGGGCCGTACGCCGGAGGAGGCGTTCTTCGTCAAGTGCGACGAGGAGACCAACCCGGCCGACGTCCGCGACGCCGGGATGGTGGTGGCGCACATCGGCATCGCGGTGGTCAAGCCCGCCGAGTTCGTGGTGTTCAAGCTGAGCCAGTGGGCCGGCGGCGCCGAGACCGAGACGATCGGAGGCTGACCATGACCACCCCCGCCACGCCGCAGCCGGGCGCGCCGGTCGACCCGTACCGGGCCTACAACTTCAAGCTGCTCGTCAACGGCATCACCAACGGCCACTTCACCGAGGTCAGCGGACTGGAGGTGACCATCGGGCGGCGGGCGTACCGGGAGGCCGGCAACGACCGGATCCGGGCGATCCCCGGCCAGGTGGACTACGCCCCGGTGACCCTGCACTTCGGACTGACCTCGTCGCGGGAGCTGTGGGACTGGGTGCAGACCGCCGCCCGGGGCGCGGTGAGCCGGCGCAACGTCTCGGTGGTGCTGCTGGACGCCGCCGGCACCACCGAGGTGCTGCGCTGGAACATGATCAACGCGTGGCCGATGCGGTGGCGCGGCGCGCACCTGCACACCCTGTCCCAGGAGATCGCCATCGAGGCGTTGACCCTGGCGTACGAGGGTCTGGAGCTGGAGGCGGGCAGTGCCGCCGCGCCCCGCACCGCGTAGCTGGCTCGCCCGCCGGCTGCGGGACGCCGCCGACGCGGCCGAGCGCTGGGCCGCCGGATCCGGGCCGGCCGACGCCGACCCGCCGGTCGACGTGCCGCCACGCCGCCCGGGTCAGCCGCCGGAGCACTGGCTGCGGCTGGTCGCGGAGCACGCCCCGGGCCTGCTGCGCGACCTCGACCTGCCGCCCCACGCCTCGGACGCCGGGTCTGCGTGGTCCGCGCCCTCCGGGGTACCCGGGCAGGCCACCGCCCCGGGCCACGCGCCCGAGCCGCACCCGGCCGGTCGGGCCACCGCCGCCGCCCACCGGCCCGGCGCCGGCCTCGCCGGCCTCGCCGGCCCGGCCGCCGCACGACCGCACGACCACCGCCCCGACCGGTCCGGTACGCCCGGCGCCGCCCCTGCCGCCGTCCCACGCGCCGGCCTCGACCCGGTCGGCCTGCCCGCCGGAGCGGATGGTCAGTCCCTCCGGCGGGTCGTCGCGTCCGGCCGCCCCGCCGCCCCCGGGGACGGCGCGGACCACGCAGACCCGGCGTCCGAGGCGTGGGCCGGCCCACCGGCCGGGTCGTGGGGGACCGCGTCGTCGACCGAACCGGGTGGCGTCGGCCCTGCGCAAGCGGGGTTCCCCGTACGCCTCCGCCCGGCGGTGCCCCCACCGGGCTGGCTGCCGCCGGGCAGCGCACCGGACTGGCTGCCGCCCGTCACCGGCAGCACGCCGGAGCGCGGAGGGCGGCCCGGCGCCGGACCGGACGCCGGGGCCACGTCGCCCGGGCTCCCGTTGCCGCACGCCCGCCCCGGCCCGGTGGACGCCGTCGCGCTCGGGCTGTCGGGTGGACCGCACGTCGCGACGGCGGCACACCCGCTCGGCTCCCGGTCCGCCGGTCCGGACGACGCCCCGTCCGCAGCAGGCCGGGGCAGCCCCGCACCGCACGCCTCGGCAGGCGGGGCCGACCGCTCCGGCGGTGTCGGGTTCGCCGGGATGCCCGCCCCGAACGGCCCCGACGGCACCGGGACCGGCCGCCCCGGGTTCTCCCCCGCCGACCCGACCGGCAGCGGACACGCCCCGCTCCCGACCGGCAGCGGACACGCCCCGCCCCCGGCCGTAACCGGGTACGGCCCGCCCTCCGCCGGAACCGGCTACGGCCCGGCCCCGACCGGAACCGGGTACGGCCCGGCCCCCGGACACGTCCCGGCCCGGTTCACCGGTGCCGAGCGGTTCCCGCCCCCGCCGAGCGGCCCCGGGTGGCCCTCGCTCCCGGACGGCGGGCCCCGGCGGGCGGCCACGGAGGGACGGCAGTCGCACCGGAACGACCCGACCGGCGGCGAGGCGCTCCTCTCCCGCGCCGCCGGCCCCGACGGCGTCCCGTCCCACCCTGACGGCCGCCGCGTCGGCGGGGCCCGTGTCGGCCGGCGGCCGGAGGGCGGTCCGCTCCCGGCCGGCACGCTGCCCGGCCACCCGGACGACCCGCGGGGCGCGCCGCCGGCCGGCCGGCCCGGTCCGGCTCGCCCACGCCACGACGGCCACCACGGCGGCGACGACCCGGACGGGTGGTGGGCGCACCCCGGGGACCCGTGGCCGGCGCTGCCGGACGAGTCGCCCGGCCCGGGGCGGGACGCGGTGGTCGTATCCCCGGGAAGGAGGACCACGACGGCCCGGTGGTGGCGTGACGACCCGTGGCCGGCGCTGCCGGACGACCGGGACCGGCGGCCGGCGGTGGACGCCGACGACGCGCGGTGGCGTCGGCTCGACTCCGAACAGCGGGGCGCCTGATGGAACGGGTGGCCTTCCTGGTGGACTCCTCGGGGCTGCGGGTCGACTGTCTGCTGAACCCGGAGACCGTGCAGGTGACCCGGCTGGCCGGGGTACGCCCGCGCGGCGTCGCCGACACCCGGCTCACCGGTGCCGGCCTGGCCGACGACCCGCTGGTCTTCACCGGCGGCGGACGCACCGAGCTGGTGCTGGACCTGCTCTTCGACACCGACCTGGTGGAGGGGCCGACCCGCCCGCCGGACGTCCGCGCCCTCACCCGTCCGCTGTGGATGCTCGCCGAGAACTCGGCGGCCGAGCACGGCTGGCTGCGCCCGCCGCTGGTGCGGCTGGTGTGGGGCAAGACCTGGAAC
This genomic interval from Micromonospora coxensis contains the following:
- a CDS encoding phage tail sheath family protein, producing the protein MPHYFSPGIYVEEVPGGAHPIGPVGTSTAAFVGVAPDRAAHVDRAMPVNSWSEFLRLYASGERPESTPLARAVFGFLDNGGTRCWVVNVGEGGRLTGSGQRRTGLQLLEAVDEVAILAAPGFHDPVSHEALLSTAERLRTMVAICDPPPGVDDVSALTRVATARDGKPAGGAGKPDDDQTPTAYRPRQSDFGAFYFPWLRVRDPISGELVATPPSGHMAGIWARTDALRGVHKAPANEPVRGAVDLDYLVTRPEHDVLNPKGVNVIRYFAGEGIRVWGARTLAAEASEWRYLNVRRLSISIEQAIANGTRWMVFEPNDFSLWRSIRRDIGAFLTRVWRDGALLGRTPEEAFFVKCDEETNPADVRDAGMVVAHIGIAVVKPAEFVVFKLSQWAGGAETETIGG
- a CDS encoding phage tail protein, producing MTTPATPQPGAPVDPYRAYNFKLLVNGITNGHFTEVSGLEVTIGRRAYREAGNDRIRAIPGQVDYAPVTLHFGLTSSRELWDWVQTAARGAVSRRNVSVVLLDAAGTTEVLRWNMINAWPMRWRGAHLHTLSQEIAIEALTLAYEGLELEAGSAAAPRTA